The Kitasatospora setae KM-6054 genome contains a region encoding:
- a CDS encoding S53 family peptidase yields MPISRNRLAGSIAPATVAAALILTTLGAAAPASAATPAGDTARALPGTHPAWATPQADAGATDASAPASARIYLAGRDASGLAALARAVSDPNSASYGQYLGADQVRARFGATPQQVKAVTDWVTGAGLTVSASTSHYVQVSGSTGALARAFGTGFHDYRTADGTHRAPTADAKVPAAVADAVLAVSGLADAIHKNSSDATSVRAAEQRGAAASRLAAPDKKAPATLPEVPTCSEDGYGSKTAKGAPVGYEKNEPFAPCSYVPSQLRKAYGVTDAKVSGKGARVAVIDAYGLSTMEQDANHYAALHGDQPFKPGQYTEYVTPDKWTHQAECGGPEGWAGEEALDVEMVHGLAPDAQVVYVGGNSCYDEDLYDAMAKVVDEHLADVVSNSWGEIMHGTGGDIDPAVVAADNQVFQLGAVTGIGFTFSSGDCGDSSPGAAATGVNCQADTNQAQADWPSASPWVTSVGGTALQLGDKAGKYGGEVSMGDLRSVLSADRKSWSPFPGAFYFGGGGGVSKDFAQPWYQQGVVPDRISRTAADGTQSATPLRATPDIAMSGDLVAATLVGFTNGGTYSEGGYGGTSVSAPETAAMFADAIQARGGRALGFANPALYDRAGGKAFNDVDDDANRSKRGNVVDLGLVNGSLRVRLYKIGADFGLSASRGYDTATGLGSPGKGFFKSFELKK; encoded by the coding sequence CCGGGCCCTGCCCGGCACCCACCCCGCCTGGGCCACCCCGCAGGCCGACGCCGGCGCCACCGACGCGTCCGCCCCGGCCTCCGCCCGGATCTACCTGGCCGGCCGCGACGCCAGCGGGCTGGCCGCGCTCGCCAGGGCGGTCTCCGACCCGAACTCGGCCTCCTACGGCCAGTACCTGGGCGCGGACCAGGTGCGGGCGCGGTTCGGCGCCACCCCCCAGCAGGTCAAGGCCGTCACCGACTGGGTGACCGGCGCGGGCCTGACCGTCTCCGCGAGCACCAGCCACTACGTGCAGGTCTCCGGCTCGACCGGCGCGCTGGCCCGGGCCTTCGGCACCGGCTTCCACGACTACCGCACCGCGGACGGCACCCACCGGGCGCCGACCGCCGACGCCAAGGTCCCGGCGGCCGTGGCCGACGCGGTGCTGGCCGTCTCCGGCCTGGCCGACGCGATCCACAAGAACTCCTCGGACGCCACCTCGGTGCGCGCCGCCGAGCAGCGCGGCGCCGCCGCCTCCCGGCTCGCCGCCCCGGACAAGAAGGCCCCGGCCACCCTGCCGGAGGTGCCGACCTGCTCCGAGGACGGCTACGGCTCCAAGACCGCCAAGGGCGCCCCGGTCGGCTACGAGAAGAACGAGCCCTTCGCCCCCTGCTCGTACGTCCCGTCCCAGCTGCGCAAGGCGTACGGCGTCACCGACGCCAAGGTCAGCGGCAAGGGCGCCCGGGTCGCGGTCATCGACGCGTACGGCCTGTCCACCATGGAGCAGGACGCGAACCACTACGCGGCGCTGCACGGCGACCAGCCGTTCAAGCCGGGCCAGTACACCGAGTACGTCACCCCGGACAAGTGGACCCACCAGGCCGAGTGCGGCGGTCCCGAGGGCTGGGCCGGCGAGGAGGCGCTCGACGTCGAGATGGTGCACGGCCTCGCGCCCGACGCCCAGGTCGTCTACGTCGGCGGCAACTCCTGCTACGACGAGGACCTGTACGACGCGATGGCCAAGGTCGTCGACGAGCACCTGGCCGACGTGGTCTCCAACTCCTGGGGCGAGATCATGCACGGCACCGGCGGGGACATCGACCCCGCCGTGGTCGCCGCCGACAACCAGGTCTTCCAGCTCGGCGCGGTGACCGGCATCGGCTTCACCTTCTCGTCCGGCGACTGCGGCGACAGCTCGCCGGGCGCGGCCGCCACCGGCGTCAACTGCCAGGCCGACACCAACCAGGCGCAGGCCGACTGGCCGTCCGCCTCCCCGTGGGTCACCTCGGTCGGCGGCACCGCGCTGCAGCTCGGCGACAAGGCCGGCAAGTACGGCGGCGAGGTGTCGATGGGCGACCTGCGCTCGGTGCTCTCGGCCGACCGGAAGTCCTGGAGCCCGTTCCCCGGCGCCTTCTACTTCGGCGGCGGCGGCGGTGTCTCCAAGGACTTCGCCCAGCCCTGGTACCAGCAGGGCGTCGTGCCGGACCGGATCTCCAGGACCGCGGCCGACGGCACCCAGTCGGCGACCCCGCTGCGCGCCACCCCGGACATCGCGATGAGCGGTGACCTGGTCGCCGCCACCCTGGTCGGCTTCACCAACGGCGGCACCTACAGCGAGGGCGGCTACGGCGGCACCTCGGTCTCCGCGCCGGAGACCGCCGCGATGTTCGCCGACGCCATCCAGGCCCGCGGCGGCCGCGCCCTCGGCTTCGCCAACCCGGCGCTCTACGACCGGGCCGGCGGCAAGGCGTTCAACGACGTCGACGACGACGCCAACCGCTCCAAGCGCGGCAACGTGGTCGACCTCGGCCTGGTGAACGGCTCGCTCCGGGTCCGCCTCTACAAGATCGGCGCCGACTTCGGCCTCTCCGCCTCGCGCGGCTACGACACGGCCACCGGCCTGGGCTCCCCGGGCAAGGGCTTCTTCAAGTCCTTCGAGCTGAAGAAGTAG
- a CDS encoding acyl-CoA mutase large subunit family protein: MAAEPRRTESGLPIEPVYGPEALAGFDPGTRLGPPGQYPFTRGVYPTMYTGKPWTMRQYAGFGTAAESNARYKQLIANGTMGLSVAFDLPTQMGYDSDAPISHGEVGKVGVAIDSVEDMSVLFGGIPLGEVSTSMTINAPGSLLLLLYQLVGEAQGVPSGRLTGTIQNDVLKEYIARGTYIFPPKPSLRLIADIFQYCRAEIPRWNTISISGYHMAEAGANPAQEIAFTLANGVEYVRTAIAAGMDVDDFAPRLSFFFVSRTTLLEEVAKFRAARRIWARLMKEQFGAKNPKSQMLRFHTQTAGVQLTAQQPEVNLVRVSVQALAAVLGGTQSLHTNSFDEAIALPTEKSARLALRTQQVLAYETDVTATVDPFAGSYVVEAMTDELEASILELMAKVEDLGGAVAAIEQGYQKGEIERTAYRIQQEQDSGERTVVGVNRFQLDAEEPYEPLRVDPAIEAQQAERLKRLRADRDSSAVDRALGALCKAAEGSDNVLYPMKEALAARATVGEVSDALRGVWGTYVPVDRF, encoded by the coding sequence ATGGCAGCCGAGCCCCGCCGCACCGAGTCGGGCCTGCCGATCGAGCCGGTGTACGGCCCCGAGGCCCTGGCCGGCTTCGACCCCGGGACCCGCCTCGGCCCGCCCGGGCAGTACCCGTTCACCCGCGGCGTCTACCCGACCATGTACACCGGCAAGCCCTGGACGATGCGCCAGTACGCGGGCTTCGGCACCGCCGCCGAGTCCAACGCCCGCTACAAGCAGCTGATCGCCAACGGCACCATGGGCCTCTCGGTCGCCTTCGACCTGCCGACCCAGATGGGCTACGACTCGGACGCGCCGATCTCGCACGGCGAGGTCGGCAAGGTCGGCGTCGCGATCGACAGCGTCGAGGACATGAGCGTGCTGTTCGGCGGCATCCCGCTCGGCGAGGTCTCCACCTCGATGACCATCAACGCGCCCGGCTCGCTGCTGCTGCTGCTCTACCAGCTGGTCGGCGAGGCCCAGGGCGTGCCGTCCGGCCGGCTGACCGGCACCATCCAGAACGACGTGCTCAAGGAGTACATCGCCCGCGGCACGTACATCTTCCCGCCCAAGCCCTCGCTGCGGCTGATCGCCGACATCTTCCAGTACTGCCGGGCCGAGATCCCCCGCTGGAACACCATCTCCATCTCCGGCTACCACATGGCCGAGGCCGGGGCGAACCCCGCGCAGGAGATCGCCTTCACGCTCGCCAACGGCGTCGAGTACGTCCGCACCGCGATCGCCGCCGGCATGGACGTCGACGACTTCGCGCCCCGGCTCTCCTTCTTCTTCGTCTCCCGCACCACGCTGCTCGAGGAGGTCGCCAAGTTCCGCGCCGCGCGCCGGATCTGGGCCCGCCTGATGAAGGAGCAGTTCGGCGCCAAGAACCCCAAGTCGCAGATGCTGCGCTTCCACACCCAGACCGCCGGCGTCCAACTCACCGCCCAGCAGCCCGAGGTCAACCTGGTCCGGGTCTCCGTGCAGGCGCTCGCCGCCGTCCTGGGCGGGACGCAGTCGCTGCACACCAACTCCTTCGACGAGGCGATCGCGCTCCCCACCGAGAAGTCCGCCCGGCTCGCGCTGCGCACCCAGCAGGTGCTCGCCTACGAGACCGACGTCACCGCCACCGTCGACCCGTTCGCCGGCTCGTACGTGGTCGAGGCGATGACCGACGAGCTGGAGGCGTCCATCCTGGAGCTGATGGCCAAGGTCGAGGACCTGGGCGGCGCCGTCGCCGCGATCGAACAGGGCTACCAGAAGGGCGAGATCGAGCGCACCGCCTACCGGATCCAGCAGGAGCAGGACTCCGGCGAGCGCACCGTGGTCGGCGTCAACCGCTTCCAGCTCGACGCGGAGGAGCCCTACGAGCCGCTCCGGGTCGACCCGGCGATCGAGGCCCAGCAGGCCGAGCGCCTCAAGCGGCTGCGCGCCGACCGGGACTCCTCGGCGGTCGACCGGGCGCTCGGCGCCCTGTGCAAGGCCGCGGAGGGCAGCGACAACGTGCTCTACCCGATGAAGGAGGCGCTCGCCGCCCGGGCCACCGTCGGCGAGGTCAGCGACGCGCTCCGCGGCGTGTGGGGGACGTACGTGCCGGTCGACCGCTTCTGA